One window of the Equus caballus isolate H_3958 breed thoroughbred chromosome 2, TB-T2T, whole genome shotgun sequence genome contains the following:
- the NCDN gene encoding neurochondrin isoform X2, with protein MASDCEPALNQAESRNPTLERYLGALREAKNDSEQFAALLLVTKAVKAGDIDAKTRRRIFDAVGFTFPNRLLTSKEAPDGCPDHVLRALGVALLACFCSDPELAAHPQVLNKIPILSTFLTARGDPDDAARRSMIDDTYQCLTAVAGTPRGPRHLIAGGTVSALCQAYLGHGYGFDQALALLVGLLAAAETQCWKEAEPDLLAVLRGLSEDFQKAEDASKFELCQLLPLFLPPTTVPSECLRDLQAGLARILGSKLSSWQRNPALKLAARLAHACGSDWIPAGSSGSKFLALLVNLACVEVRLALEETGTEVKEDVVTACYALMELGIQECTRCEQSLLKEPQKVQLVSIMKEAIGAVIHYLQQVGQEKQKEPFVFASVRILGAWLAEETSSLRKEVCQLLPFLVRYAKTLYEEAEETNDLSQQVATLAISPTTSGPTWPGDALRLLLPGWCHLTVEDGPREILIKEGAPSLLCKYFLQQWELTSPGHDTSVLPDSVEIGLQTCCHIFLNLVVTAPGLIKRDACFTSLMNTLMTSLPALVQQQGRLLLAANVATLGLLMARLLSTSPALQGTPASRGFFAAAILFLSQSHVARATPGSDQAVLALSPDYEGIWADLQELWFLGMQAFTGCVPLLPWLAPAALRSRWPQELLQLLGSVSPNSVKPEMVAAYQGVLVELARANRLCREAMRLQAGEETASHYRMAALEQCLSEP; from the exons ATGGCCTCGGATTGCGAGCCAGCTCTGAACCAGGCAGAGAGCCGAAACCCCACCCTGGAGCGCTACCTAGGAGCCCTCCGTGAGGCCAAGAATGACAGCGAGCAGTTTGCAGCCCTGCTGCTA GTGACCAAGGCAGTCAAAGCAGGTGACATCGATGCCAAAACTCGGCGGCGGATCTTCGATGCTGTAGGCTTCACCTTCCCCAATCGTCTTTTGACCAGCAAGGAGGCACCAGATGGCTGCCCTGACCACGTCCTCCGGGCCCTGGGCGTGGCCCTGCTGGCCTGCTTCTGCAGTGACCCTGAACTGGCCGCCCATCCCCAGGTCCTGAACAAGATCCCCATCCTTAGCACCTTCCTCACAGCCCGGGGGGACCCCGACGATGCTGCCCGCCGTTCCATGATCGATGACACCTACCAGTGCCTGACGGCTGTGGCAGGCACACCCCGTGGGCCACGACACCTCATTGCTGGTGGCACTGTGTCTGCCCTGTGTCAGGCATACCTGGGGCATGGCTATGGCTTTGACCAGGCCCTGGCACTCTTGGTGGGGCTGCTGGCTGCTGCCGAGACACAGTGCTGGAAGGAGGCAGAGCCCGACCTGCTGGCTGTGTTGCGGGGCCTCAGTGAAGATTTCCAGAAAGCTGAGGATGCCAGCAAGTTTGAGCTCTGCCAGTTGCTACCCCTCTTTCTGCCCCCTACAACCGTGCCCTCTGAATGCCTCCGGGATCTGCAGGCCGGGCTGGCACGCATCCTGGGCAGCAAGCTGAGCTCCTGGCAGCGCAACCCCGCACTGAAGCTGGCAGCCCGCCTGGCACACGCCTGCGGCTCCGACTGGATCCCGGCGGGCAGCTCCGGGAGCAAGTTCCTGGCCCTGCTGGTGAATCTGGCATGCGTGGAAGTGCGGCTGGCACTGGAGGAGACAGGCACGGAGGTGAAAGAGGATGTAGTGACCGCCTGCTATGCCCTCATGGAGTTGGGGATCCAGGAATGCACCCGCTGTGAGCAGTCACTGCTGAAGGAGCCACAGAAGGTACAGCTTGTGAGCATCATGAAGGAGGCCATCGGGGCTGTCATCCACTACctgcagcag GTGGGGCAGGAGAAGCAGAAGGAGCCCTTTGTGTTTGCATCCGTGCGCATCCTGGGTGCCTGGCTGGCCGAAGAGACCTCATCTCTGCGCAAGGAGGTTTGCCAGCTGCTGCCCTTCCTTGTCCGCTATGCCAAGACCCTCTACGAGGAGGCCGAGGAGACCAATGACCTCTCCCAGCAGGTGGCCACCCTGGCCATCTCCCCCACCACCTCAGGGCCCACCTGGCCAGGGGACGCTCTCCG GCTCCTTCTGCCCGGCTGGTGCCACCTGACAGTCGAAGATGGGCCCCGGGAGATCCTGATCAAGGAGGGGGCCCCCTCACTTCTGTGCAAGTATTTCCTGCAGCAGTGGGAACTCACATCCCCTGGCCATGACACCTCAGTGCTGCCTGACAGCGTGGAGATTGGCCTGCAGACCTGCTGTCACATCTTTCTCAACCTCGTGGTCACTGCACCAGGACTGATCAA gCGAGATGCCTGCTTCACGTCTCTTATGAACACCCTGATGACTTCGCTGCCCGCACTGGTGCAACAGCAGGGGAGGCTGCTTCTGGCTGCCAATGTGGCCACCCTAGGCCTCCTCATGGCCCGGCTCCTTAGCACCTCTCCAG CTCTTCAGGGGACACCAGCATCCCGGGGTTTCTTCGCAGCTGCCATCCTCTTCCTGTCGCAGTCCCACGTGGCTCGGGCGACGCCTGGCTCAGACCAGGCAGTGCTGGCCCTGTCCCCTGACTACGAGGGCATCTGGGCCGATCTGCAGGAGCTCTGGTTCCTGGGCATGCAGGCCTTCACAGGCTGCGTGCCACTGCTGCCCTGGCTGGCTCCTGCTGCCCTGCGCTCCCGCTGGCCGCAGGAGCTGCTCCAGCTACTAGGCAGCGTCAGCCCCAACTCAGTCAAGCCAGAGATGGTAGCCGCCTATCAGGGTGTCCTGGTTGAGTTGGCACGGGCCAACCGGCTGTGTCGGGAGGCCATGAGGCTGCAGGCGGGCGAGGAGACTGCCAGCCACTACCGTATGGCTGCCCTGGAGCAATGCCTGTCAGAGCCCTGA
- the NCDN gene encoding neurochondrin isoform X1, which yields MSCCDLAAAGQLGKAGIMASDCEPALNQAESRNPTLERYLGALREAKNDSEQFAALLLVTKAVKAGDIDAKTRRRIFDAVGFTFPNRLLTSKEAPDGCPDHVLRALGVALLACFCSDPELAAHPQVLNKIPILSTFLTARGDPDDAARRSMIDDTYQCLTAVAGTPRGPRHLIAGGTVSALCQAYLGHGYGFDQALALLVGLLAAAETQCWKEAEPDLLAVLRGLSEDFQKAEDASKFELCQLLPLFLPPTTVPSECLRDLQAGLARILGSKLSSWQRNPALKLAARLAHACGSDWIPAGSSGSKFLALLVNLACVEVRLALEETGTEVKEDVVTACYALMELGIQECTRCEQSLLKEPQKVQLVSIMKEAIGAVIHYLQQVGQEKQKEPFVFASVRILGAWLAEETSSLRKEVCQLLPFLVRYAKTLYEEAEETNDLSQQVATLAISPTTSGPTWPGDALRLLLPGWCHLTVEDGPREILIKEGAPSLLCKYFLQQWELTSPGHDTSVLPDSVEIGLQTCCHIFLNLVVTAPGLIKRDACFTSLMNTLMTSLPALVQQQGRLLLAANVATLGLLMARLLSTSPALQGTPASRGFFAAAILFLSQSHVARATPGSDQAVLALSPDYEGIWADLQELWFLGMQAFTGCVPLLPWLAPAALRSRWPQELLQLLGSVSPNSVKPEMVAAYQGVLVELARANRLCREAMRLQAGEETASHYRMAALEQCLSEP from the exons ATGTCGTGTTGTGACCTGGCTGCGGCGGGACAG TTGGGCAAGGCGGGCATCATGGCCTCGGATTGCGAGCCAGCTCTGAACCAGGCAGAGAGCCGAAACCCCACCCTGGAGCGCTACCTAGGAGCCCTCCGTGAGGCCAAGAATGACAGCGAGCAGTTTGCAGCCCTGCTGCTA GTGACCAAGGCAGTCAAAGCAGGTGACATCGATGCCAAAACTCGGCGGCGGATCTTCGATGCTGTAGGCTTCACCTTCCCCAATCGTCTTTTGACCAGCAAGGAGGCACCAGATGGCTGCCCTGACCACGTCCTCCGGGCCCTGGGCGTGGCCCTGCTGGCCTGCTTCTGCAGTGACCCTGAACTGGCCGCCCATCCCCAGGTCCTGAACAAGATCCCCATCCTTAGCACCTTCCTCACAGCCCGGGGGGACCCCGACGATGCTGCCCGCCGTTCCATGATCGATGACACCTACCAGTGCCTGACGGCTGTGGCAGGCACACCCCGTGGGCCACGACACCTCATTGCTGGTGGCACTGTGTCTGCCCTGTGTCAGGCATACCTGGGGCATGGCTATGGCTTTGACCAGGCCCTGGCACTCTTGGTGGGGCTGCTGGCTGCTGCCGAGACACAGTGCTGGAAGGAGGCAGAGCCCGACCTGCTGGCTGTGTTGCGGGGCCTCAGTGAAGATTTCCAGAAAGCTGAGGATGCCAGCAAGTTTGAGCTCTGCCAGTTGCTACCCCTCTTTCTGCCCCCTACAACCGTGCCCTCTGAATGCCTCCGGGATCTGCAGGCCGGGCTGGCACGCATCCTGGGCAGCAAGCTGAGCTCCTGGCAGCGCAACCCCGCACTGAAGCTGGCAGCCCGCCTGGCACACGCCTGCGGCTCCGACTGGATCCCGGCGGGCAGCTCCGGGAGCAAGTTCCTGGCCCTGCTGGTGAATCTGGCATGCGTGGAAGTGCGGCTGGCACTGGAGGAGACAGGCACGGAGGTGAAAGAGGATGTAGTGACCGCCTGCTATGCCCTCATGGAGTTGGGGATCCAGGAATGCACCCGCTGTGAGCAGTCACTGCTGAAGGAGCCACAGAAGGTACAGCTTGTGAGCATCATGAAGGAGGCCATCGGGGCTGTCATCCACTACctgcagcag GTGGGGCAGGAGAAGCAGAAGGAGCCCTTTGTGTTTGCATCCGTGCGCATCCTGGGTGCCTGGCTGGCCGAAGAGACCTCATCTCTGCGCAAGGAGGTTTGCCAGCTGCTGCCCTTCCTTGTCCGCTATGCCAAGACCCTCTACGAGGAGGCCGAGGAGACCAATGACCTCTCCCAGCAGGTGGCCACCCTGGCCATCTCCCCCACCACCTCAGGGCCCACCTGGCCAGGGGACGCTCTCCG GCTCCTTCTGCCCGGCTGGTGCCACCTGACAGTCGAAGATGGGCCCCGGGAGATCCTGATCAAGGAGGGGGCCCCCTCACTTCTGTGCAAGTATTTCCTGCAGCAGTGGGAACTCACATCCCCTGGCCATGACACCTCAGTGCTGCCTGACAGCGTGGAGATTGGCCTGCAGACCTGCTGTCACATCTTTCTCAACCTCGTGGTCACTGCACCAGGACTGATCAA gCGAGATGCCTGCTTCACGTCTCTTATGAACACCCTGATGACTTCGCTGCCCGCACTGGTGCAACAGCAGGGGAGGCTGCTTCTGGCTGCCAATGTGGCCACCCTAGGCCTCCTCATGGCCCGGCTCCTTAGCACCTCTCCAG CTCTTCAGGGGACACCAGCATCCCGGGGTTTCTTCGCAGCTGCCATCCTCTTCCTGTCGCAGTCCCACGTGGCTCGGGCGACGCCTGGCTCAGACCAGGCAGTGCTGGCCCTGTCCCCTGACTACGAGGGCATCTGGGCCGATCTGCAGGAGCTCTGGTTCCTGGGCATGCAGGCCTTCACAGGCTGCGTGCCACTGCTGCCCTGGCTGGCTCCTGCTGCCCTGCGCTCCCGCTGGCCGCAGGAGCTGCTCCAGCTACTAGGCAGCGTCAGCCCCAACTCAGTCAAGCCAGAGATGGTAGCCGCCTATCAGGGTGTCCTGGTTGAGTTGGCACGGGCCAACCGGCTGTGTCGGGAGGCCATGAGGCTGCAGGCGGGCGAGGAGACTGCCAGCCACTACCGTATGGCTGCCCTGGAGCAATGCCTGTCAGAGCCCTGA